CGGCGAGCGCGAGGACGGCGAGGACGCGGGACACGCCTCGTCACCCGGGGAGGGACAGCATGAACCTTGTGGCGCCCGCCTTGCCCGCTACTTGGGCATGAGGTAGCGCCGGATGGCCTTGAGGCGGCGGGAGAACTGGCGCGTCCGGTGCGCGGCGGGGCCGTGGTGCGCCTTCACCATGAGGACGTTCCCGTGGGCCCGGTCGCTCACCTCCTCCGTCTTGTGGCCGAAGAGATAGTTGCGCCACGCGGATTCGGTCGTCGCGCCGACGACGACGAGGCCGTACTCCTTCGACTTCTCGACGAGCCGGCTGATGACGCGGGGCGCGCGGTCGAGGTCGAGCTGCGCCTCGACGCCCGGGATGGCGTTCTGTTCGAGGAGCGATTGGCCGCGCGCCATGCGGGCGCCGGCGCCCTCCTCGTCGATGCCCATCACGTGGTAGAGCGTCGCGCGACCGCCGTGGCCCTTCGCGATGGCGGTGCCGAGGCGGATGGAGAGCGGGGCGTGCGCGCCGCCGTGCGTCGGGATGAGGACGTCGCCCATCGTGCGCTCGCTCTTCACGCGGAGGACCGCGACGTCGCAGGGCGGGTATTCGACGAGCGTGTGCGTCGGCGAGCCCATGAGCCAGTCGCGCACATGCCCGGACCCGCGCCAGCCGAGAAGGAGGAGCGAGGCGCCCTCCTGCTCCGCCGTCTCCTCGATGACGCTCGGGAGGTTGTGGCCGATGCGCACGAGCGTGTGCACCGGAATCCCCTCGGGCACCGCGCGCGCGGCCTCGTGGAGCACGGGCGCGGCGGCCTGCGCGAACGCGCGGCCTTCGGAGAGCGGCGTCACCTCGGGAACGACGACCACGTTGAGGAGGAGCACCTCGCCGTCGAGGCTCCGCGCGATGTCGCCCGCCGTGCGCGCGAGGACGCGCGCCGTCGCGGGGTTCGAGACGGGCACGAGCACGCGGAAGTTCTTGCGGACGGGCGCGTGCGTGCGGTGCACGATGGACGCCTTGAGGGCGTGCGCCTTCTGCTTCTCCTCGCGGGGCTTGACGTAGACGTAGTAGACGCCGAGGCCGACCACGATCCAGAAGATGGACGCGTACCACGCGATGGGCTCGTAGAGGTAGAGATAGAGCGCGAGGCCCGCGTTCCCGATGATGCCGAGGATCGGGATCACGGGGAAGAGCGGCGCGCGGTAGCCGAATCGCTCCCGGGGGATCGTGTTCCTGAGCTTGACGTAGCTCATGTTCACGAGCACGAACAGGAGCAGGAACATGAGGCTCGTCGAGGCGGCGACGGCCTCGATGGGGAGGAGCGCCATGCCGACGATGATGACGCCGGAGGCCCAGACGCTGAGGTGGGGCGTCCGGCGCACGGGGTGGATCTTCCCGAACCA
This is a stretch of genomic DNA from Candidatus Thermoplasmatota archaeon. It encodes these proteins:
- a CDS encoding amino acid permease, translated to MSTPEAGGGTGAPSPSHAREGPSYPRPAVPRAPADDPSRHVEGRPDVEEVSLAREITLMDATMMGVGALMGGGVFVLLGLAAGVAGPAALLAFFLNGLITIPTLMIYAELGSAYHDAGGGYLWVKDALGQPFGFLGGWMGWFSHAVACALYSIASAAFILFVAEAAGWVHGHDENLMKMIAVGVATFFVFLNYIGVKVSIKSENVVNTLVLVAVLGFIVAGLWAVSQRLPLVADNFDPFFIEPGLGGALSTTILAMGVTFVAFEGYEIISQASEEIKNPTRNIPRAIWYSMLIVWGIILLVTFIAIGAVQAPAGLATWEWLGGLKERGLIEAASQIMPLGSTLIVGSALLLQLTALNATIYSSSRVSFAMGRDGNLPTWFGKIHPVRRTPHLSVWASGVIIVGMALLPIEAVAASTSLMFLLLFVLVNMSYVKLRNTIPRERFGYRAPLFPVIPILGIIGNAGLALYLYLYEPIAWYASIFWIVVGLGVYYVYVKPREEKQKAHALKASIVHRTHAPVRKNFRVLVPVSNPATARVLARTAGDIARSLDGEVLLLNVVVVPEVTPLSEGRAFAQAAAPVLHEAARAVPEGIPVHTLVRIGHNLPSVIEETAEQEGASLLLLGWRGSGHVRDWLMGSPTHTLVEYPPCDVAVLRVKSERTMGDVLIPTHGGAHAPLSIRLGTAIAKGHGGRATLYHVMGIDEEGAGARMARGQSLLEQNAIPGVEAQLDLDRAPRVISRLVEKSKEYGLVVVGATTESAWRNYLFGHKTEEVSDRAHGNVLMVKAHHGPAAHRTRQFSRRLKAIRRYLMPK